The nucleotide sequence TCTAGAGCAGCCGGTCGTGCTGCGGGCGGGGCCGTACGGTTGCGGCCCAGTAGCGCAATATAGCGCGGCTCGCCCGGGATGGGTGCTCTGCTCCTGCGAAGACCCCCGCGGGGCTGCGCCCCTCGAGCTCAGGGTTGCCAGCTACGCCAGCCGGCCTGGCTGCTGATCTTCTTGGACAGAGCGGCATTCGCGGTTTCGGGTGTGTAAGGGTAGTACGACTTGGGGTCGAAGACGCCGTTCGGATCGATCTCTTTCGCCACGGCACCGCCGAGCGTCAGGTCGTTGAGGCTCTTGATGTGCGGAGCCGGCGACTCTTTGCCAATGTCGATGGCGTGGGTGTTGGTCACTGCGTCGAAGACGTTTGCTTCCGAGAGCAGTTGGCCACCGAGGTGTGCACGCATGCCGTAGGCCTGCCAGTCCTCCAGCAGGTTGTTGAAGGCGTGAACCTTGCCAAATCGCAGGCGAGGGTGACGTTGGACAGTGCCGACGAAGTAGTTGTGATGGAGCGTCACTCGAATCACAGTGTCTTGGGTGTGAGTGTCATCGGCGCTGATCAGCATGACCTTGTCGTGGTTGAAGAACTTGGTCCACGAAACGGTGACGTCGGTGGCTTGGCGCGTGATGTCGATGGCACCGTCCGAGAAATTGGAGAGTTCGCAGTGGTCGATCCACACCTTCTTCGCGCTGTTGATCACGCGAATGGCGTCGTCGGTACCGTTCTTGATGATCAGATTCTCTACGATGACGTTGCTCACACCATCCACATGTAGGCCGTAGTTCTGGATGGTGATGGTCTGGCCCCTGCCATCGATGGTCTTGTCCGAGGTGACCTTGATCGCACTCTTTGCTTGAATCGTGCCGGACACCTTGAACACGATCCACGCTGGGCCTGACGCCTGGGCACAAGCGCGGAGGCTACCGGCGCCGGAGTCGGCCAGGGTCGTCACTTCGCAGGTGCTTCCGTCCTTTCCGCCCGTGGTGCCCTGCGCGAAGCCCACCAAATCCTGGAGCAACGCCGTGCGTCCCCCCGACCCCCCCGCGCCTCCGCTTCCAGGGTTGCCCGCGCTTCCGCCAGCGCCTCCGCTTCCCGCGATCCCAGCGCCTCCTCCGTTGCCAGCGCTTCCTGCGTTCCCTGCGGTTCCGCCATTGCCTGCGGTTCCGCCATTGCCCGCGCTACCCGCGCTTCCGCCCGCATTGCCGGTCCCACCGCTGCTGGCCCCTGCAGCCCCCGCGGCCGCGCCCCCGCTGCCAACCTCCGAACTCGGCGAGTCGTTTCCGCCACAAGCGGTGCCACCCGCCAGGGCGGCCATCAGCATTCCAGTCAACGCGGCCCGGTTCTCGTGCTTCCACATCATGCGCGCCGAATCTGCAACGCCCGTACCACTCGACGCTTAGTGTACGGGGGCCGATTCTTCGGCATTTCAGCGTGCTCCGTACATGCAGAGCCATGACCGAAAGGGTCACCCCTGACCCTCGAGGTGCAGCACCCGCTTCGAGGGCGGTGATAGACTGGACTTTGGTGGACGAGAGTCTC is from Polyangiaceae bacterium and encodes:
- a CDS encoding polysaccharide lyase family 1 protein: MMWKHENRAALTGMLMAALAGGTACGGNDSPSSEVGSGGAAAGAAGASSGGTGNAGGSAGSAGNGGTAGNGGTAGNAGSAGNGGGAGIAGSGGAGGSAGNPGSGGAGGSGGRTALLQDLVGFAQGTTGGKDGSTCEVTTLADSGAGSLRACAQASGPAWIVFKVSGTIQAKSAIKVTSDKTIDGRGQTITIQNYGLHVDGVSNVIVENLIIKNGTDDAIRVINSAKKVWIDHCELSNFSDGAIDITRQATDVTVSWTKFFNHDKVMLISADDTHTQDTVIRVTLHHNYFVGTVQRHPRLRFGKVHAFNNLLEDWQAYGMRAHLGGQLLSEANVFDAVTNTHAIDIGKESPAPHIKSLNDLTLGGAVAKEIDPNGVFDPKSYYPYTPETANAALSKKISSQAGWRSWQP